A DNA window from Roseovarius sp. Pro17 contains the following coding sequences:
- a CDS encoding cytochrome c-type biogenesis protein, with protein MKRLALILSLIASPLFAVQPDEVLDDPALEARARELSTGLRCLVCRNENIDASNATLARDLRLLVRARLVAGDSDAEAVDFIVDRYGEYVLLQPRATGSTLVLWLAGPAMLLAGAGIAIFYVRRRSAAAPEEDRLSDDEAARLRDILDG; from the coding sequence ATGAAGCGCCTTGCCCTGATCCTCAGCCTGATCGCCAGCCCGCTCTTTGCCGTCCAGCCGGATGAGGTCCTGGATGATCCCGCACTTGAGGCACGCGCGCGAGAGCTGTCCACTGGGTTGCGCTGCCTGGTTTGCCGGAACGAAAATATCGACGCGTCCAACGCCACCCTCGCGCGCGATTTGCGCCTATTGGTGCGGGCGCGGTTGGTTGCGGGCGACAGCGACGCCGAAGCGGTCGATTTCATCGTTGACCGCTATGGCGAATACGTGCTGCTGCAACCTCGCGCGACAGGCAGTACGCTTGTGCTGTGGCTGGCCGGGCCTGCGATGCTGCTTGCTGGGGCCGGGATTGCGATCTTTTATGTCAGGCGACGCAGCGCAGCAGCGCCCGAAGAGGACCGGTTGAGCGACGACGAGGCTGCGCGCCTGCGCGATATTCTGGACGGGTGA
- a CDS encoding enoyl-CoA hydratase-related protein: MTDYSAITFDVEDDIAILRLNRPDKMNALNAQMRAEITDATIAAARSARVLVLTGRGRAFCAGQDLSDAGNVAALDLERVLRDEYVPMLRAISDCPIPTIAAVNGAAAGAGANLALAADVVIAADSAYFTQAFTRIGLMPDAGGTYWLPRQMGAAKAMGAALFGEPIGAEDAAAWGMIWEAVPDTEFDAHWRSRAAHLASGPTEAYRHLKSALRATWSNDGDTQLDLEAKLQGACGQTRDFKEGVVAFLDKRKPSFEGR, from the coding sequence ATGACAGACTACAGCGCGATCACGTTCGATGTCGAAGACGACATTGCGATTCTGCGCCTGAACCGACCGGACAAGATGAATGCCCTCAATGCACAGATGCGCGCCGAGATAACCGACGCCACCATAGCCGCCGCGCGATCTGCGCGTGTGCTGGTGCTGACCGGAAGGGGGCGCGCATTTTGCGCCGGGCAGGATTTGAGCGACGCGGGTAATGTCGCCGCGCTTGACCTCGAAAGGGTGTTGCGCGACGAATACGTCCCGATGCTGCGCGCCATTTCCGATTGCCCCATACCGACGATCGCTGCGGTAAACGGCGCGGCGGCAGGGGCGGGCGCAAACCTCGCGCTGGCGGCTGATGTGGTGATCGCGGCGGATAGCGCCTATTTCACCCAAGCTTTCACCCGCATCGGCCTGATGCCGGACGCAGGCGGTACCTATTGGCTGCCCCGCCAAATGGGCGCGGCCAAGGCGATGGGTGCGGCCCTTTTCGGCGAGCCGATCGGCGCCGAGGATGCCGCTGCGTGGGGCATGATATGGGAGGCGGTACCGGATACGGAGTTCGACGCCCACTGGCGCAGCCGCGCGGCCCATCTGGCGAGCGGCCCAACCGAGGCGTACCGGCATCTGAAATCGGCCCTGCGCGCCACGTGGAGTAACGATGGGGACACGCAACTGGACCTCGAAGCAAAGTTGCAAGGCGCCTGCGGTCAGACCCGCGATTTCAAGGAAGGAGTCGTTGCGTTTTTGGACAAGCGCAAGCCGTCATTTGAGGGCCGCTAA
- the gltA gene encoding citrate synthase, producing MADDTKTATLSIAGTDYELPIYSPTIGPDVIDIRKLYSKAGVFTYDPGFTSTASCDSTITFIDGEKGELLHRGYPIDQLAEKSHYLEVCYLLLYGELPSAAQAEDFESRVTNHTMLHEQMQFLFRGFRRDAPPMAIMVGVVGALSAFYHDSTDVSDPWQREVASVRMIAKMPTIAAMAFKYTIGQPFVYPRNDIDYASNFLRMCFAVPSEDYEVNPILSRAMDRIFTLHADHEQNASTSTVRLASSSGANPFACIAAGIACLWGPAHGGANQACLEMLREIGTVDRIPEYIARAKDKNDPFRLMGFGHRVYKNFDPRAKVMKQSADEVLDLLGIEDNPTLQVAKELEKQALADPYFAEKKLFPNVDFYSGIILEAMGFPTSMFTAIFAVSRTVGWISQWKEMIADPQLKIGRPRQLYVGATMRDYVDIENR from the coding sequence ATGGCCGACGACACGAAAACCGCTACGCTGAGCATCGCAGGCACGGATTACGAACTGCCGATCTACTCGCCGACCATCGGGCCGGATGTGATCGACATTCGCAAGCTCTACAGCAAAGCGGGCGTTTTTACCTATGACCCCGGCTTCACCTCAACCGCCAGTTGTGACAGCACGATCACCTTCATCGACGGCGAAAAAGGCGAGTTGTTGCACCGCGGCTATCCCATCGACCAACTGGCCGAGAAATCGCATTACCTCGAGGTCTGTTACCTTCTGCTTTATGGCGAGCTTCCCTCAGCCGCGCAGGCCGAGGACTTTGAAAGCCGGGTGACAAACCACACCATGCTGCACGAACAGATGCAGTTTCTCTTTCGGGGCTTTCGCCGTGATGCGCCGCCCATGGCGATTATGGTGGGTGTCGTCGGGGCGCTCAGCGCCTTCTATCACGATAGTACCGACGTCAGCGATCCGTGGCAGCGCGAGGTTGCATCGGTGCGTATGATCGCCAAAATGCCGACAATCGCGGCGATGGCCTTTAAATACACCATTGGCCAGCCCTTTGTTTATCCGCGTAACGATATCGACTATGCGTCCAATTTTCTGCGCATGTGCTTTGCGGTTCCATCCGAGGATTATGAGGTAAATCCGATCCTCAGCCGCGCAATGGACCGCATCTTTACCCTACACGCGGACCACGAGCAAAACGCGTCGACCTCGACCGTGCGCCTCGCATCGTCCTCGGGCGCGAACCCGTTCGCCTGCATCGCCGCCGGCATCGCCTGTCTCTGGGGTCCTGCGCATGGCGGCGCTAATCAGGCCTGCCTCGAAATGCTGCGGGAAATCGGCACCGTCGACCGCATCCCTGAATATATCGCGCGCGCCAAGGACAAGAACGATCCGTTCCGCCTGATGGGGTTCGGCCACCGTGTTTACAAGAATTTCGATCCGCGCGCCAAGGTGATGAAGCAATCCGCTGACGAGGTTCTGGACCTATTGGGAATCGAGGACAACCCGACCCTTCAGGTCGCCAAGGAACTGGAAAAACAGGCCCTCGCGGACCCCTATTTTGCCGAGAAAAAGCTGTTCCCGAACGTGGATTTCTACTCGGGCATCATCCTTGAGGCGATGGGCTTTCCCACGTCGATGTTCACCGCGATCTTTGCCGTGTCGCGCACGGTCGGCTGGATTTCGCAGTGGAAGGAAATGATCGCTGATCCGCAGCTGAAAATCGGCCGCCCTCGCCAGCTATATGTCGGGGCGACGATGCGCGATTATGTGGATATCGAGAACCGCTGA
- the gltX gene encoding glutamate--tRNA ligase, translating into MSQKVVTRFAPSPTGYLHIGGARTALFNWLFARGRGGEFLLRIEDTDRARSTPEATQAILAGMEWMGLDHDGAAVSQFERAARHGEVARQMLAAGQAYKCFATQDEIQTFRDAAKVEGRSTLYRSPWRDADPADHPALPYVIRIKAPRDGATVIKDAVQGDVTIRNDQLDDMVLLRSDGTPVYMLAVAVDDHDMGVTHVIRGDDHLNNAARQMMIYRAMDWPLPVYAHIPLIHGADGKKLSKRHGALGTQEYRQMGYPAAGMRNYLARLGWSHGDAEFFTDAQAKEWFDLDGIGKSPARFDFKKLENICGQHMAAMDDAALLHELEDFLDVTGRNRLTPDRAAMILEAMPHLKERARTFPELLDKAQFILTSRPVEPDEKAAAQLDSASRGILRELTPHLQNANWNRASLEALMNDFAEARGTKFGKMAGPLRAALAGRSTTPSVFDMMLVLGQAETLARLEDAAQFGD; encoded by the coding sequence ATGTCCCAGAAGGTCGTGACCCGTTTCGCCCCGTCGCCCACCGGCTATCTGCATATCGGCGGCGCGCGCACGGCCCTTTTCAACTGGCTTTTCGCGCGCGGGCGCGGGGGTGAATTCCTGCTAAGGATCGAGGACACGGACCGCGCCCGCTCGACCCCCGAAGCAACGCAGGCGATCCTTGCCGGGATGGAGTGGATGGGGCTCGATCACGATGGGGCTGCGGTCAGCCAGTTCGAACGCGCCGCCCGCCACGGCGAGGTTGCGCGCCAGATGCTAGCGGCCGGTCAGGCCTACAAGTGTTTTGCCACTCAGGACGAAATTCAGACTTTCCGCGACGCCGCCAAGGTCGAGGGCCGCTCGACCCTGTATCGCAGCCCGTGGCGGGATGCAGACCCGGCGGATCATCCCGCTCTGCCATATGTTATTCGCATCAAGGCCCCGCGCGACGGCGCGACGGTGATCAAGGACGCTGTGCAAGGCGACGTGACTATTCGCAACGACCAGCTTGACGATATGGTGCTGCTGCGCTCGGACGGCACGCCTGTCTATATGCTGGCGGTTGCAGTCGACGATCACGACATGGGCGTTACCCACGTCATTCGTGGCGACGATCACCTGAACAACGCCGCGCGCCAGATGATGATCTATCGCGCGATGGATTGGCCACTGCCCGTCTATGCCCATATACCCCTGATCCATGGCGCCGACGGCAAAAAGCTGAGCAAGCGGCACGGCGCGCTGGGAACGCAGGAATATCGCCAGATGGGTTATCCGGCGGCCGGAATGCGCAACTATCTCGCCCGGCTGGGATGGAGCCACGGAGACGCCGAGTTCTTTACGGATGCGCAAGCGAAGGAATGGTTTGATCTGGACGGGATCGGTAAATCACCCGCCCGCTTTGATTTCAAGAAACTCGAGAATATCTGTGGCCAGCATATGGCGGCGATGGACGATGCTGCACTGCTGCATGAATTGGAGGATTTTCTTGATGTTACCGGGCGCAACCGTCTGACGCCGGACCGGGCTGCAATGATTTTGGAAGCAATGCCGCACCTAAAAGAGCGCGCGAGGACATTCCCGGAACTGCTTGACAAGGCTCAATTTATCCTCACCAGTAGACCTGTTGAGCCGGACGAAAAGGCCGCAGCTCAATTGGACTCTGCATCCCGCGGTATACTGCGAGAATTGACGCCGCATTTGCAAAATGCTAATTGGAACCGGGCAAGCCTTGAAGCGTTGATGAACGACTTTGCCGAGGCGCGTGGAACCAAGTTTGGCAAAATGGCCGGCCCGCTGAGGGCCGCATTGGCCGGACGCAGCACGACGCCTAGCGTATTTGACATGATGCTGGTGCTGGGACAGGCCGAAACGCTGGCCCGTCTCGAGGATGCGGCCCAATTCGGGGATTAA
- a CDS encoding ComEC/Rec2 family competence protein has product MAALWRTCAHTLLLQRGHLIGWAPVCLAAGIGLYFSLLVEPGWPVYAGLAALVAFCAALARLAGQAIAPLVVGAGLIAVGIMLAGARAHVVAGPVLGWRYYGPIEGRVVGIDRSASDAVRVTLDRVRLFNTAPDRTPGQVRLSLHSGIEGAQPQPGLRMGATGHLSPPSGPVEPGGFDFQRHAWFQGLGAVGYTRVPLVALAPPDGAQPMFRIRMALSARVQSALPGETGGFAAAIMTGDRSGMGQDTLAALRVSNLAHLLAISGLHMGLLTAFVFAALRYGLALVPWIALRAPVKPVAAALALVVAAFYLGLSGGSIATERAFIMVAVMLVAVMLNRRALSLRAVAMAALIVLTLRPEALMGPGFQMSFAATTALIAVFGWLQHDAVPRGPKWLRPVLAVVISSGVAGLATAPFAAAHFNQIAHYGLIANLASVPLMGVLVMPAAVLAVCLLPFGLEWVGLRIMGLGLDWILSVAHWISAQDGARGMIASPGPWVLPLLTIGALIVILWQGRMRAVGVFPILAAAILWAGAERPRVLIADTGGLVGIMTPEGRALSAPRGDSFIARNWLENDGDPATQEEAAARWPDRAIGPGGIQITALRGKRASATLADCAANEWVIMNTSPPEDLNRAAGCKVFDPSALRPTGAMALVAKGEGLRINTARGLAGARLWNTRRKTRGASVYQ; this is encoded by the coding sequence GTGGCGGCGCTCTGGCGAACCTGCGCGCACACGCTGCTTTTGCAGCGCGGTCACCTGATCGGGTGGGCGCCTGTATGTCTGGCTGCAGGTATTGGCCTGTATTTTTCACTCTTGGTCGAGCCGGGTTGGCCCGTCTATGCCGGACTTGCAGCGCTCGTCGCGTTTTGCGCTGCGCTGGCGCGCTTGGCAGGGCAGGCGATAGCGCCGCTGGTGGTGGGCGCGGGGCTGATCGCGGTGGGCATAATGCTGGCTGGCGCGCGCGCGCATGTCGTGGCCGGGCCGGTACTGGGCTGGCGCTATTACGGTCCGATCGAGGGCCGCGTCGTGGGTATCGACCGTTCGGCATCAGATGCGGTGCGCGTAACGCTGGATCGGGTCCGATTGTTCAACACCGCGCCCGACCGCACGCCGGGCCAGGTCCGCTTGTCGCTACATTCAGGCATCGAAGGCGCTCAGCCGCAGCCCGGATTGCGCATGGGCGCGACCGGGCATCTGTCACCACCCTCGGGTCCGGTTGAGCCGGGCGGCTTTGATTTTCAGCGCCACGCGTGGTTTCAGGGGTTGGGCGCGGTCGGCTACACCCGCGTCCCCTTGGTCGCACTCGCCCCGCCGGACGGGGCTCAGCCGATGTTCCGCATCCGGATGGCGCTGTCGGCGCGCGTGCAGTCGGCCCTTCCCGGCGAGACTGGGGGCTTTGCGGCGGCGATCATGACTGGTGACCGTTCGGGTATGGGGCAGGATACCCTAGCGGCGCTCAGGGTGTCGAATCTGGCGCATCTGCTCGCCATTTCCGGACTGCATATGGGCCTTCTGACCGCTTTTGTCTTTGCGGCGCTGCGCTATGGGCTGGCCTTGGTGCCGTGGATCGCGCTGCGCGCGCCGGTCAAGCCTGTAGCGGCGGCGCTGGCCCTTGTCGTCGCAGCGTTTTATCTGGGTCTGTCGGGTGGCAGTATCGCGACAGAGCGGGCGTTCATCATGGTGGCCGTCATGCTGGTGGCGGTCATGCTGAACCGGCGCGCGCTCAGCCTGCGGGCCGTGGCAATGGCCGCGCTGATCGTGCTGACACTGCGGCCCGAGGCGCTGATGGGGCCGGGGTTTCAAATGTCCTTTGCGGCGACGACGGCGCTGATTGCGGTGTTCGGCTGGTTGCAACATGACGCAGTGCCGCGTGGCCCGAAATGGCTACGCCCGGTGCTGGCGGTCGTGATTTCGTCCGGCGTCGCTGGGCTGGCGACAGCGCCTTTCGCGGCCGCGCATTTCAACCAGATCGCCCATTACGGGCTGATCGCCAACCTCGCGTCGGTTCCGCTGATGGGGGTTCTGGTAATGCCCGCCGCTGTGCTAGCGGTGTGTCTGCTGCCCTTCGGGCTGGAATGGGTGGGCCTCAGGATAATGGGGCTGGGACTCGACTGGATTTTGAGCGTCGCGCACTGGATTTCGGCGCAGGACGGCGCGCGCGGAATGATCGCCAGCCCCGGTCCATGGGTGTTGCCACTTTTGACCATCGGGGCGCTGATAGTCATTCTCTGGCAAGGCCGCATGCGCGCGGTGGGGGTGTTCCCGATACTCGCAGCCGCTATCCTTTGGGCCGGGGCCGAGCGGCCGAGAGTCCTGATCGCGGATACTGGCGGACTGGTCGGCATCATGACACCGGAGGGGCGCGCGCTCAGCGCGCCACGCGGCGATAGTTTCATCGCACGCAACTGGCTGGAGAATGACGGTGATCCTGCTACGCAGGAAGAGGCTGCGGCGCGTTGGCCCGACCGGGCAATTGGACCGGGCGGCATCCAGATCACCGCACTTCGCGGCAAACGCGCCTCTGCTACGCTGGCTGACTGTGCCGCGAATGAATGGGTGATAATGAATACCTCGCCCCCGGAGGATCTGAACCGCGCTGCCGGATGCAAAGTCTTTGACCCCAGCGCATTGCGCCCAACTGGTGCGATGGCACTCGTCGCCAAGGGCGAAGGGCTGCGCATCAATACGGCACGTGGCCTCGCAGGTGCCAGGCTCTGGAATACGCGCCGCAAAACGCGCGGCGCATCAGTTTATCAATAG
- the lexA gene encoding transcriptional repressor LexA — translation MLTKKQLDLLNYINKRVQRDGVPPSFDEMKDALDLRSKSGIHRLITALEERGFIRRLAHRARALEIVKLPESLGGTATHGFAPRVIDGDMPDSIPANAIAVTTVDAREIPVMGRIAAGVPIEAIQHASHNVAVPGAMVAGPGEHYALEVKGDSMIDAGINDGDVVVIRETSTAENGDIVVALVEDQEATLKRFFRRGGAIALEAANPAYETRVLPDDKVKVQGRLVGLIRTY, via the coding sequence ATGCTGACCAAAAAGCAGCTCGATTTGCTGAATTACATCAATAAGCGGGTACAGCGCGACGGGGTGCCACCCAGCTTTGACGAAATGAAGGATGCGCTGGATCTGCGGTCCAAATCCGGCATCCACCGCCTGATCACTGCTTTGGAAGAACGTGGCTTTATCCGGCGTTTGGCGCACCGCGCCCGGGCGCTCGAAATCGTCAAGCTGCCGGAATCTTTGGGCGGCACCGCGACACACGGGTTTGCGCCGCGCGTCATTGATGGCGACATGCCCGACTCGATCCCAGCCAATGCTATCGCCGTCACGACTGTCGACGCGCGCGAGATTCCGGTGATGGGGCGCATCGCGGCAGGTGTCCCGATTGAGGCGATTCAACACGCATCCCACAATGTGGCCGTGCCGGGCGCGATGGTTGCCGGTCCGGGCGAGCATTACGCGCTTGAGGTCAAGGGCGATTCTATGATCGACGCCGGTATCAATGATGGCGATGTGGTGGTCATTCGCGAAACATCCACCGCCGAAAACGGCGATATCGTCGTGGCCTTGGTCGAGGATCAGGAGGCGACGCTCAAACGGTTCTTCCGCCGCGGCGGCGCAATTGCGCTTGAGGCCGCTAACCCAGCTTATGAGACGCGCGTCTTACCTGATGACAAAGTCAAGGTGCAGGGCCGCCTTGTCGGACTGATCCGAACCTATTGA
- the glp gene encoding gephyrin-like molybdotransferase Glp: MITVDDALAQLFEMVSPLSAEVIPLRAASGRVLAQAVRAKRDQPPFAASAMDGYAVRGGEAAPGAQFEVVGEAAAGHRWNGRLDGGQALRIFTGAPMPEGADRVIIQEDISRTGSVITLSDTVNSGPHVRPAGADFKAGHTVRSPRWISPHDVALLAAMNVAEVPVTRKPMVAIIATGDELVMPGETPGPDQIIASNTFGLAALVEAHGATAHLLPIARDNATSLETAFAMAQGTDLILTVGGASVGDHDLVGEVAASLGLQRAFYKIAMRPGKPLMAGRMGPSMMVGLPGNPVSAMVCGHVFILPVLRAMLGMGAAPAPDFTASLGVDLPANGPRAHYMRAHVNDGIVTPATSQDSALLGVLAGANALLIRPAHEPARQAGDAARVMHI, encoded by the coding sequence AGCCCAATTGTTCGAAATGGTCTCTCCTCTCAGCGCTGAGGTAATTCCGTTGCGCGCCGCCTCAGGTCGGGTTCTGGCGCAGGCGGTTCGCGCTAAGCGCGACCAGCCGCCATTCGCAGCATCTGCCATGGACGGCTACGCAGTGCGCGGAGGCGAAGCTGCGCCTGGCGCACAGTTCGAGGTGGTCGGCGAGGCGGCAGCAGGCCATCGTTGGAACGGCCGACTGGACGGCGGCCAAGCGCTGCGCATCTTTACCGGGGCACCCATGCCAGAGGGGGCTGATCGCGTTATAATTCAAGAGGATATCAGCCGAACTGGATCTGTGATCACACTCAGCGACACGGTCAACTCTGGCCCGCATGTGCGCCCCGCCGGTGCTGATTTCAAAGCCGGTCACACCGTGCGGTCGCCGCGCTGGATCAGCCCTCATGACGTTGCCCTACTGGCAGCCATGAACGTCGCGGAGGTGCCTGTGACACGCAAGCCGATGGTCGCAATCATCGCCACCGGTGATGAACTGGTAATGCCGGGCGAGACGCCGGGCCCAGACCAGATTATCGCGTCCAACACCTTTGGGCTTGCCGCGCTCGTAGAGGCGCATGGCGCCACTGCGCACCTTTTGCCAATCGCACGCGATAACGCCACTTCGCTTGAAACGGCATTCGCCATGGCCCAAGGGACCGACTTGATCCTAACTGTTGGCGGCGCGTCGGTCGGTGATCATGACCTTGTCGGCGAGGTGGCAGCCAGCCTCGGGTTACAGCGGGCCTTTTACAAGATCGCGATGCGCCCCGGTAAACCGCTGATGGCCGGACGGATGGGCCCTTCCATGATGGTAGGTCTTCCTGGAAATCCCGTATCTGCAATGGTTTGCGGTCATGTCTTTATCTTACCTGTGTTGCGCGCGATGTTGGGTATGGGCGCTGCTCCGGCTCCTGATTTCACCGCATCGCTTGGCGTCGACCTGCCAGCAAACGGCCCGCGTGCGCATTACATGCGCGCGCATGTAAACGACGGGATCGTTACACCCGCGACATCGCAGGACAGTGCGCTACTTGGCGTCTTGGCGGGCGCGAACGCTTTGTTGATCCGCCCTGCGCATGAGCCAGCAAGACAGGCCGGCGACGCGGCGCGCGTCATGCACATTTAA